The following coding sequences are from one Candidatus Zixiibacteriota bacterium window:
- a CDS encoding glycosyltransferase family 4 protein, translated as MAMTQGYIVGRPAAAIARPPTAPPHLAAAAPADRRPQPQPATLRAGRDSSLSMALPAFAARTTVFRWLRDYFLGLRLLVRSLPRFASLTVTYHSDLSFVDQVAPVLLLAKFFGVRTTVLYRSNKAETELDDYARAIIPFLRLSDRVVVSCAYLAEVFSRYGLTAAVRADTVDAELFPAKQVTAVQPHIIMTRRLAPGNGLTGALKAFHLVKQKYPRAELTIVGDGPLRPWLEEFVRRERIYGVTFTGRVDHAEVARRMAAADIYLNNATIDALPTSLLEALACGRCVVSTAVGEIPRVICDGRNGLLVAPNNFAGLADRLLELIETPALCARLSRHAPASLAQWAASANAPDPATPDPRTDP; from the coding sequence ATGGCGATGACGCAAGGATACATAGTCGGCCGCCCGGCCGCGGCGATAGCCCGCCCGCCGACCGCGCCCCCGCACCTCGCGGCGGCCGCCCCCGCGGACCGCCGCCCCCAGCCCCAACCGGCGACTCTGCGGGCGGGCCGGGACAGTTCGCTGTCGATGGCGCTCCCGGCTTTTGCCGCCCGCACCACCGTCTTCCGCTGGCTCCGCGACTACTTCCTGGGACTGCGCCTCCTGGTCCGGTCGCTCCCCCGCTTCGCCTCGCTGACCGTCACTTACCACTCCGATCTCTCGTTCGTCGACCAGGTCGCCCCCGTGCTACTGCTGGCGAAATTCTTCGGCGTCCGGACCACCGTTCTCTACCGCAGCAACAAGGCGGAAACCGAGCTGGACGACTACGCGCGGGCGATTATCCCCTTCCTGCGGCTGAGCGATCGGGTGGTCGTGTCGTGCGCGTATCTGGCGGAGGTGTTCTCCCGCTACGGGCTGACCGCCGCGGTGCGGGCGGATACGGTCGATGCCGAGTTGTTCCCTGCCAAACAGGTCACCGCCGTGCAGCCGCACATCATCATGACCCGACGGCTGGCGCCCGGAAACGGTCTGACCGGCGCGCTGAAGGCGTTCCACCTGGTCAAACAGAAATACCCGCGGGCCGAGCTGACGATCGTGGGGGATGGTCCGTTGCGCCCGTGGCTGGAGGAGTTTGTCCGCCGCGAGCGCATCTACGGCGTGACCTTCACCGGCCGGGTCGACCATGCCGAGGTCGCCCGCCGCATGGCCGCCGCCGATATCTATCTCAACAACGCCACCATCGACGCCCTCCCGACTTCGCTGCTGGAAGCGCTGGCCTGCGGGCGGTGCGTCGTCAGCACCGCGGTCGGGGAGATCCCGAGAGTGATCTGCGATGGCCGTAACGGGCTGCTCGTGGCGCCGAACAATTTCGCCGGCCTCGCCGACCGGCTGCTCGAACTGATCGAAACGCCCGCCCTGTGCGCCCGGCTCTCGCGCCACGCGCCCGCGAGCCTGGCCCAATGGGCGGCTTCGGCAAATGCGCCGGATCCCGCCACGCCCGATCCCAGGACTGACCCGTGA
- a CDS encoding site-2 protease family protein, with protein MDPRDFDSETEAISPLLRDLYEINAVYRQGEELAFSLSWRYAPVKSRKLLEDRLRTAGYRYRLAEGDQLTLVVDPRRRLRIPPLNIILFAATVLSVYLLPVLLANAGAPHLWAATLADLRRGAGLQFTAALMSILLVHEMGHFIASRRRHIVTSWPYFLPAPNLLGTFGAVIKSKSPFYNRRDLVEVGAAGPIAGWVVALGWLIFGLTQSRWIPAGLVVPGEWAFGLEGESLLMRAAVQALVGAPAPEHFLKLSEGAFAGWVGLLVTAMNLLPIGQFDGGHVLYGLFRRAQHVLGMIGLAALLVLGYFSPFWWLFGAFGLLFGVKHPPTLDDDRPLSPTARRMGIAAIVIMALSFTPMPFPSPF; from the coding sequence ATGGACCCGCGCGACTTCGACAGCGAGACCGAGGCGATCTCCCCCCTGCTGCGCGATCTCTACGAGATCAACGCCGTCTACCGTCAGGGGGAGGAACTGGCCTTCAGCCTGTCATGGCGCTACGCGCCGGTCAAGTCGAGGAAGCTGCTCGAGGACCGCCTGCGCACGGCGGGGTACCGCTACCGGCTGGCGGAGGGCGACCAGTTGACGCTAGTGGTCGATCCGCGGCGGCGGCTCCGCATCCCCCCGCTCAACATCATTCTCTTCGCCGCAACTGTGCTCTCGGTCTACCTGCTGCCGGTGCTCCTGGCCAACGCGGGGGCGCCCCACCTGTGGGCGGCGACGCTGGCCGACCTGCGGCGGGGGGCGGGGCTCCAGTTCACCGCGGCCCTCATGTCGATCCTGCTCGTCCACGAGATGGGGCACTTCATCGCGAGCCGCCGCCGGCACATCGTCACATCCTGGCCGTATTTTCTCCCGGCCCCCAATCTCCTGGGGACATTCGGCGCCGTGATCAAGTCGAAGTCGCCGTTCTACAACCGCCGCGACCTGGTGGAAGTCGGCGCGGCCGGCCCGATCGCGGGCTGGGTGGTGGCCCTCGGGTGGCTGATCTTCGGGCTGACGCAGTCGCGCTGGATCCCGGCCGGCCTGGTGGTGCCGGGGGAGTGGGCTTTCGGGCTGGAGGGGGAGTCGCTCTTGATGCGGGCGGCGGTGCAGGCGCTGGTCGGGGCGCCGGCCCCGGAGCACTTTCTCAAACTCTCGGAGGGGGCGTTCGCGGGCTGGGTGGGGCTGTTGGTGACGGCGATGAATCTCCTGCCGATCGGGCAGTTCGACGGCGGGCACGTCCTCTACGGGTTGTTCCGGCGGGCGCAGCACGTCCTGGGCATGATCGGCCTGGCGGCGCTGCTCGTGCTCGGCTACTTCTCCCCCTTCTGGTGGCTCTTCGGCGCGTTCGGACTGCTCTTCGGCGTGAAACACCCGCCGACGCTCGACGACGACCGGCCGCTGAGCCCGACCGCGCGGCGCATGGGCATCGCCGCCATCGTCATCATGGCGCTGTCGTTTACGCCGATGCCGTTTCCTTCTCCCTTTTAG
- a CDS encoding response regulator, with protein sequence MAERPTTHIVVIDDEQYICNIIEEALAAPEFQVAAFSDPLAALAHIDDHPVDLVLTDLVMGDHSGTQVLEATLTRHPDAVVILMTAHPTVQTAISVLRRGAYDFLVKPFKLELLKSTIERALEHQRLARENVRLRGQVEFLKVANAHKAHIDIERYLRLVIESCKKELGAVAAGIIEVDPSSGDLLRKLCVVDDPLLEPLALDPTVLEKFSSAGRAEPVIEARRTQSKAGREVRLSILQPIMVRQRFHGVITLLVVSKFGRVTPGQLDVLAILTNSAAAAIANDKLYRDLRRSYLEAIRGLANAIEARDKYTAGHTDRVSRLAEMIARRLGWSESRIFDLHMGCTLHDIGKIGVPDRILNKPTALTEEERTQMRSHPEVGLRIIRGIELFKPAVPYIKAHHEWYDGTGYPKGLRGEEIPVEGRLLAVADTFDAILSDRPYRNGNSLAVAVRELLTYRGRQFDPEIVDVFLEILREGQIDFRRMYGRSEDVSCLIDEARAKREKETASA encoded by the coding sequence ATGGCTGAGAGACCGACGACCCACATTGTGGTGATCGACGACGAGCAGTACATCTGCAACATCATCGAGGAGGCCCTGGCGGCTCCGGAATTCCAGGTCGCGGCGTTCTCCGATCCGCTCGCGGCGCTTGCCCACATCGACGATCACCCGGTCGATCTGGTCCTGACCGATCTGGTGATGGGGGACCATTCGGGCACGCAGGTGCTCGAAGCGACTCTCACGCGCCACCCCGACGCCGTGGTGATCCTGATGACCGCCCACCCGACCGTCCAGACCGCCATCTCCGTGCTGCGCCGCGGCGCCTATGATTTTCTCGTCAAGCCCTTCAAGCTCGAACTGCTCAAATCGACGATCGAGCGCGCCCTGGAGCACCAGCGTCTCGCCCGCGAGAACGTCCGGCTCCGCGGCCAGGTCGAGTTTCTGAAAGTGGCCAACGCCCACAAGGCGCACATTGACATCGAACGCTACCTGCGCCTCGTGATCGAGTCGTGCAAGAAGGAGCTCGGCGCCGTCGCCGCCGGCATTATCGAAGTCGACCCCAGTTCGGGCGACCTGCTGCGTAAGCTCTGTGTCGTCGATGACCCGCTCCTTGAGCCGCTCGCGCTGGATCCCACGGTGCTGGAGAAGTTCTCCTCCGCCGGACGGGCCGAGCCGGTCATCGAGGCCCGCCGGACGCAGTCCAAAGCCGGGCGGGAGGTGCGCCTCTCCATCCTCCAGCCGATCATGGTCCGCCAGCGTTTCCACGGCGTGATCACCCTGCTGGTGGTGTCGAAGTTCGGGCGCGTCACCCCCGGGCAGCTTGACGTCCTCGCCATTCTCACCAACTCGGCGGCGGCCGCCATCGCCAACGACAAGCTCTACCGCGACCTGCGGCGCTCCTACCTCGAGGCGATCCGCGGCCTGGCCAACGCCATCGAGGCCCGCGACAAGTACACCGCCGGGCACACCGACCGCGTCTCCCGGCTGGCCGAGATGATCGCCCGCCGCCTCGGCTGGAGCGAATCGCGCATCTTCGATCTCCACATGGGCTGCACCCTCCACGACATCGGCAAGATCGGCGTGCCCGACCGCATCCTCAACAAACCCACCGCCCTGACCGAGGAGGAGCGGACCCAGATGCGCAGCCACCCCGAAGTCGGCCTGCGCATCATCCGCGGCATCGAGCTCTTCAAACCCGCCGTCCCGTACATCAAGGCCCACCACGAGTGGTACGACGGCACCGGCTATCCCAAGGGGCTCCGGGGCGAAGAGATCCCCGTCGAGGGCCGCCTCCTCGCCGTCGCCGACACCTTCGACGCCATCCTCTCGGACCGTCCCTACCGCAACGGCAACTCCCTCGCCGTCGCCGTCCGCGAACTCCTCACCTACCGCGGCCGCCAGTTCGACCCCGAGATCGTCGACGTTTTCCTGGAAATTCTGCGGGAGGGCCAGATCGACTTCCGCCGGATGTACGGGCGCAGCGAAGACGTCTCCTGCCTCATCGACGAGGCGCGCGCTAAAAGGGAGAAGGAAACGGCATCGGCGTAA
- a CDS encoding efflux RND transporter periplasmic adaptor subunit — translation MVKKVFLITFIVVIVGGVLFFAIDGSAKKEEGLKTVPVERGDIIDKALAVGRIVPEKEIAVKSKISGIVKRRYVDVGETVAVGDPLFDIAPDPTPLEFAESKRQVELAQVTFDNAKREFDRTQSLKDKQLISNQEFDKARAAYEEAELRLKLAEERLSLIQSGRTTVADLQVDNTIKAPISGTVLSILVEEGDPVVPLTSYQAGTELMTIARMDNLVFKGDVDEIDVGKLHEDMGAEIEVGALPNSKVTGRLTKISPKASQKEGSTLFEVEIALGEVSDTFLRAGYSANADIIITKKEGILTVPERLVKTEDSVSTVEVQDTLGVVTKREVKTGLSDGIKIEITDGLEEGELLVERPPREITGD, via the coding sequence ATGGTCAAGAAGGTCTTCCTCATCACCTTCATCGTCGTCATCGTCGGAGGGGTTCTGTTTTTCGCCATCGACGGCTCGGCCAAGAAGGAGGAGGGGCTGAAAACGGTGCCGGTGGAGCGGGGGGACATTATTGACAAGGCCCTGGCGGTAGGGCGGATCGTGCCGGAGAAAGAAATCGCGGTCAAGTCCAAGATCTCCGGCATCGTCAAACGCCGCTACGTCGACGTCGGCGAAACCGTGGCGGTCGGCGACCCGCTCTTTGACATCGCCCCCGACCCGACGCCGCTGGAGTTCGCGGAGTCCAAGCGCCAGGTCGAGCTCGCGCAGGTGACGTTCGACAACGCCAAACGGGAATTCGACCGCACGCAGTCGCTCAAGGACAAACAGCTCATCTCCAACCAGGAGTTCGACAAAGCGCGAGCCGCGTACGAGGAGGCGGAACTTCGGCTCAAACTGGCCGAGGAGCGCCTCTCCCTCATCCAGTCGGGGCGGACCACGGTCGCCGACCTGCAGGTCGACAACACGATCAAGGCCCCCATTTCGGGGACCGTGCTCTCCATTCTCGTCGAGGAGGGCGATCCGGTCGTTCCGCTCACTTCCTACCAGGCCGGCACCGAGCTGATGACGATCGCCCGCATGGACAACCTCGTGTTCAAGGGGGACGTCGACGAAATCGACGTCGGCAAGCTGCACGAAGACATGGGGGCGGAAATCGAGGTCGGGGCCCTGCCCAACAGCAAAGTCACCGGCCGCCTCACGAAGATCTCCCCCAAGGCCTCGCAGAAAGAGGGGTCGACGCTGTTCGAGGTGGAAATCGCTCTGGGCGAAGTGAGCGACACCTTCCTCCGCGCCGGGTACAGCGCCAACGCGGACATCATCATTACGAAGAAGGAGGGGATACTGACGGTGCCGGAGCGGCTGGTCAAAACAGAGGACTCCGTCTCGACCGTCGAGGTTCAGGATACTCTCGGTGTGGTGACGAAGCGTGAGGTCAAGACGGGCTTATCGGACGGGATCAAGATCGAGATCACCGACGGCCTTGAGGAGGGCGAGCTGCTGGTGGAGCGGCCGCCGCGCGAGATCACCGGCGACTGA
- the lipA gene encoding lipoyl synthase: MADSPPSRPPGGGPRKPAWLRVTAFSGMGYENVSRLLRHYGLNTVCHAANCPNRGECFNRGTATFLIMGPTCTRNCRFCDIEPGRPRPLDPTEPARVAAAAADLQLRHVVVTSVTRDDLPDGGAGHFADVVAALRARLPAAAVEILTPDFRGVAGAVDIIIAARPDVFNHNVETVPRLYPAVRPGADYARSLALLAEVGRRSPIAVKSGLMVGLGETREELRTVFHDLAGAGVRLLTIGQYLAPSAAHHPVVRYLPPGEFAELRQEAEAAGIPLVAAAPLVRSSYRADEFCR; the protein is encoded by the coding sequence ATGGCAGACTCCCCACCCTCCCGCCCCCCCGGAGGCGGTCCGCGCAAGCCCGCCTGGCTCCGCGTAACCGCCTTCTCCGGAATGGGTTACGAAAACGTCTCCCGGCTCCTGCGCCACTATGGGCTCAACACGGTCTGTCATGCCGCGAATTGCCCCAACCGCGGCGAGTGTTTTAACCGCGGCACCGCCACCTTCCTCATCATGGGGCCCACCTGCACGCGCAACTGCCGCTTCTGCGACATCGAGCCGGGGCGCCCGCGCCCTCTCGATCCCACCGAGCCGGCCCGCGTCGCCGCCGCGGCGGCCGACCTGCAGCTCCGCCACGTGGTCGTCACCTCGGTCACGCGCGACGACCTTCCCGACGGCGGCGCCGGTCATTTCGCCGATGTGGTCGCGGCGCTCCGCGCGCGGCTCCCCGCGGCGGCGGTGGAAATCCTCACGCCCGATTTCCGGGGCGTTGCCGGCGCGGTCGACATCATCATCGCCGCCCGCCCCGACGTCTTCAATCATAACGTCGAGACCGTGCCCCGGCTCTACCCGGCAGTGCGCCCCGGCGCGGACTACGCGCGATCGCTGGCGCTGCTGGCCGAAGTGGGGCGCCGCTCCCCTATTGCTGTCAAGTCGGGCCTCATGGTCGGGCTGGGGGAGACCCGCGAGGAACTTCGGACGGTCTTCCACGATCTCGCCGGCGCCGGCGTGCGCCTGCTGACGATTGGCCAGTACCTCGCTCCGTCGGCGGCCCACCACCCGGTCGTCCGGTACCTTCCGCCCGGCGAATTCGCCGAACTGCGGCAGGAGGCTGAGGCGGCGGGGATCCCGCTGGTGGCGGCTGCCCCGCTGGTCCGCTCCTCCTATCGAGCTGACGAATTCTGTCGGTGA
- a CDS encoding dockerin type I repeat-containing protein — MRRLLVVVGCLLLPVLASSPRAERGQARLVPVPDGAARAELRPVPSLATADTCIVRHDAGIYYKIDGWVTGNELYKGYCDPALTCPNPYPFIVTEINMPMYFTGTPTFGVSVDVELADNSDPSCPMPGPLVAISSEYTLQVPAEGLYDIWIPLDTPVTVTGPFFAGFFLSTPFAEADGAAVVIDTIPELCVSYNIWDTAVGFIDLGDNEIWNFPGRLVLYAAGVPIGTANPPDVRLLSPRPSDTLFGPTEIWIQEKGGSPILDYAVFEYRPAGGGAYVEIGRDFDPTAAFRDGASATAASAAGLSYAFNFGALTEGMWTLRATVYDTLGRFDRDSVTVYLEPTPPVPTVISHEDGGSFCTPLTFNLVCSDEDVDYTQGFRRGALDEYSAGVIVAGPPARGPHWNAPYAAAAAIELWYDRGTTRPMTENNLKLSLDTLAARLAYWMETTVNTGTWDEGFLAGLNEYLHVKGDDLYTAYRRRPNYFQIRDWAENWERSVLLGLAGTPGQWVVVDGFSGWLQVDGTYLVRIMDPLTGTAAPVSLRHNMGTAEVFVGGAWRPVDLMVSVATKAWNPTRYAIGADLNGSNGWSISWTPSGLTEDDLYFFDLAARDGHNMRGVTTLLLQYNCAGNYAKGDYNNDGATDIIDADYLLRFVVSGGSAPIGGAGRGDANCDGYVNFADVVFFMNYLFGGASEPCY; from the coding sequence ATGCGTCGTCTGCTTGTGGTTGTCGGGTGTCTGCTCCTTCCGGTTCTGGCCAGCAGTCCGCGCGCCGAACGCGGCCAGGCCCGACTGGTGCCGGTTCCCGACGGCGCTGCCCGCGCCGAACTCCGTCCCGTCCCCAGTCTGGCCACCGCAGATACCTGCATCGTTCGCCACGACGCCGGCATTTACTATAAGATCGACGGCTGGGTCACCGGCAACGAGTTGTACAAGGGGTACTGCGACCCGGCGCTCACCTGCCCCAACCCCTACCCGTTTATCGTGACCGAAATCAATATGCCGATGTATTTCACCGGGACGCCGACTTTCGGCGTGTCCGTGGATGTTGAGCTGGCGGACAACTCGGATCCGTCCTGCCCGATGCCGGGACCGCTGGTGGCGATTTCGTCGGAGTACACGCTGCAGGTTCCGGCCGAGGGTCTCTACGACATCTGGATACCGCTGGACACGCCGGTGACGGTAACCGGGCCGTTCTTTGCCGGGTTCTTCCTCAGCACGCCGTTCGCGGAGGCCGACGGCGCGGCGGTGGTGATCGACACGATCCCGGAGCTGTGCGTCTCGTACAACATCTGGGACACCGCGGTGGGCTTCATCGATCTGGGCGACAACGAAATCTGGAATTTCCCGGGCCGCCTCGTGTTGTACGCGGCCGGCGTGCCGATCGGGACGGCCAATCCGCCGGACGTGCGGCTCCTCAGCCCGAGACCATCCGACACCCTGTTCGGCCCGACCGAGATCTGGATCCAGGAGAAGGGCGGTTCGCCCATTCTCGATTATGCGGTGTTCGAGTACCGTCCCGCCGGCGGCGGAGCCTACGTCGAGATCGGTCGGGATTTTGACCCCACCGCGGCCTTCCGCGACGGGGCCTCGGCCACGGCGGCCAGCGCCGCCGGATTGTCGTACGCGTTCAATTTCGGCGCGCTCACCGAGGGGATGTGGACGCTGCGCGCGACGGTCTACGACACCCTCGGCCGCTTCGACCGCGACAGCGTCACGGTCTACCTTGAACCGACGCCGCCGGTGCCGACGGTGATCTCGCATGAGGACGGCGGGAGTTTCTGCACGCCCCTGACGTTCAACCTCGTCTGCTCGGATGAGGACGTCGACTACACCCAGGGGTTCCGACGCGGGGCGCTCGATGAGTACTCGGCCGGCGTCATTGTCGCCGGCCCGCCCGCGCGCGGTCCGCACTGGAATGCCCCTTACGCGGCGGCCGCGGCCATCGAGCTGTGGTACGACCGGGGGACGACGCGGCCGATGACCGAGAACAACCTCAAGTTGTCGCTGGACACCCTGGCGGCCCGCCTGGCCTACTGGATGGAAACCACGGTCAACACCGGCACCTGGGACGAGGGGTTTCTCGCCGGGCTCAATGAATACCTGCACGTCAAGGGGGACGACCTCTACACCGCCTATCGGCGCCGCCCCAACTATTTCCAGATCCGCGACTGGGCGGAGAACTGGGAGCGGTCGGTGCTGCTGGGACTGGCCGGCACACCGGGGCAGTGGGTGGTGGTTGACGGGTTCTCGGGATGGCTCCAGGTGGATGGAACCTATCTGGTCAGGATCATGGACCCGCTCACCGGGACGGCGGCGCCGGTGAGCCTTCGTCACAACATGGGGACCGCGGAGGTGTTTGTCGGCGGCGCGTGGCGCCCGGTGGATCTCATGGTATCGGTGGCGACCAAGGCTTGGAATCCGACCCGCTACGCCATCGGCGCCGATCTCAACGGCAGCAACGGCTGGTCGATCTCCTGGACGCCCTCGGGTCTCACCGAAGACGACCTCTATTTCTTCGACCTGGCAGCGCGCGACGGCCACAACATGCGGGGCGTCACGACCCTGTTACTGCAGTACAACTGCGCCGGGAACTACGCCAAGGGAGACTACAACAACGACGGGGCGACGGATATCATTGACGCCGACTACCTCCTCCGCTTCGTAGTGAGCGGCGGTTCGGCGCCGATTGGGGGGGCCGGGCGCGGGGACGCCAATTGCGATGGCTACGTGAATTTCGCCGACGTGGTGTTCTTCATGAATTACCTGTTCGGGGGCGCGAGCGAACCGTGCTATTGA
- a CDS encoding C10 family peptidase — MKLSYRAARFSHRLVLLAATSLLATTAPTVRAERASSSEMSRACENWLTQVVFTRGAWAGAAAPTVLGAHELAVGDTLLARYYDISPRGFVLVAALKEMTPVKAYSDRYNLDDSQSGGFLAMITEQLANRTRLYAEMFGSLEAAQPPEGPALFGRGQKAEWTRLTLPAGEFGADLAAQAARATRDGGPLCTTSWDQGYPYNKFCPQGQYGTSVVGCVATAASQVIAYWQWPPSGVGSHTYYWDGDQYCGGNYGGGYLTASYSDSYDWANIVDSCSLGCTPAQEDAVAELCYEVGVAFDMDYSSCGSAAYTGQAVLIYPQYFKFSPDVRRVDRSAYSLHEWFDLVKNEIDSGRVVQYRINLHSIVLDGYREQIPGRYEYHMNYGWADAFNAWYVFDSLYCGWIEGDICPASEEYMITHIFPQTQPVLQKVGEEIIEAGGDGNGRPNPGEAVDLNIQVVNNGWDAVNPAVTLSTDDPYIAIEAASASLGDTLAWGETGFTQTPLKLAVDAGCPDPHVAVLHVTMAAEGGHTASDSIRIFIGNSAGLASDFEVDDNRWWHRPHTQFFGDQWHRETYRKHSGATSWKVGGTGGNYYDNALDAALTSPPFLLPPNAVLSFWHWRNIESPTDAWDGAIVMISVAGGSWQQVFPEGGYPDTIVDNPANALPGGTPCYSGDAEWSEAVFDLSAYAGVAQVMFRFASDGALTYEGWYVDDVAIVSTGCCLGLRGNVDGDAEDEVGVSDLTALVAFLFRGGPAPACDEEANIDGSGILNVADLTTLINYLFRGGPPPAACP; from the coding sequence ATGAAGCTCTCTTACCGCGCCGCTCGTTTTTCTCACCGCCTGGTTCTTCTCGCCGCCACCTCGCTCCTTGCCACAACCGCCCCGACCGTGCGCGCCGAACGCGCCTCGTCGTCGGAGATGTCGCGCGCGTGCGAAAACTGGCTGACCCAAGTGGTTTTCACCCGGGGCGCGTGGGCCGGCGCGGCGGCGCCGACCGTGCTCGGCGCCCACGAGCTCGCGGTCGGCGACACCCTGCTGGCCCGGTACTACGACATCAGCCCGCGCGGTTTCGTGCTGGTCGCGGCGCTCAAAGAGATGACGCCGGTGAAAGCGTATTCCGACCGGTACAACCTCGATGACTCGCAGTCGGGCGGATTTCTCGCCATGATCACCGAACAACTGGCGAACCGCACGCGCCTCTATGCGGAGATGTTCGGCAGCCTCGAGGCGGCGCAGCCGCCCGAGGGCCCCGCCCTGTTCGGGCGCGGCCAGAAAGCCGAGTGGACCCGCCTCACCCTTCCGGCTGGCGAATTCGGGGCCGACCTGGCGGCTCAGGCGGCCCGGGCGACCCGCGACGGCGGGCCCCTGTGCACCACCAGCTGGGACCAGGGGTATCCCTACAACAAATTCTGCCCGCAGGGCCAGTACGGCACCTCTGTGGTCGGCTGCGTGGCCACCGCGGCCTCGCAGGTGATCGCCTACTGGCAGTGGCCGCCGAGCGGCGTTGGATCCCACACATACTACTGGGACGGCGACCAGTATTGCGGCGGCAATTACGGCGGCGGCTACCTCACCGCCTCCTATTCCGATTCCTACGACTGGGCGAACATCGTCGACAGCTGCAGCCTCGGCTGCACCCCGGCCCAGGAAGACGCCGTGGCCGAACTCTGCTACGAGGTCGGCGTCGCCTTTGACATGGACTACTCCTCCTGCGGTTCGGCGGCCTACACCGGGCAGGCCGTGCTCATCTACCCGCAGTATTTCAAGTTCAGCCCCGATGTCCGGCGCGTCGACCGCAGCGCCTACAGTCTCCACGAATGGTTCGACCTGGTGAAGAACGAGATCGACAGCGGGCGGGTCGTCCAGTACCGCATCAACCTGCATTCGATCGTCCTCGACGGCTACCGCGAGCAGATCCCGGGCCGCTATGAGTACCACATGAACTACGGCTGGGCGGATGCCTTCAACGCCTGGTACGTGTTCGACAGCCTGTACTGCGGCTGGATCGAGGGGGACATCTGCCCGGCCAGCGAGGAGTACATGATCACCCACATCTTTCCGCAGACCCAGCCGGTGCTTCAGAAAGTCGGCGAGGAGATCATCGAGGCGGGCGGCGACGGCAACGGGCGTCCCAACCCGGGCGAGGCCGTGGACCTGAACATCCAGGTGGTCAACAACGGCTGGGATGCGGTCAATCCGGCCGTCACTCTTTCCACCGACGACCCGTATATCGCGATCGAGGCGGCATCGGCGAGCCTCGGCGACACGCTTGCCTGGGGCGAGACGGGATTCACCCAGACGCCGCTCAAACTCGCTGTCGATGCCGGCTGCCCCGACCCGCACGTGGCTGTCCTGCACGTCACCATGGCGGCCGAGGGCGGCCACACGGCCTCCGACTCGATCCGCATCTTCATCGGCAACAGCGCCGGACTGGCGTCCGATTTCGAGGTCGATGACAACCGGTGGTGGCACCGGCCCCACACACAGTTCTTCGGCGACCAGTGGCACCGCGAGACCTACCGGAAGCACTCCGGCGCGACGAGCTGGAAAGTCGGCGGGACGGGCGGCAACTATTACGACAACGCCCTGGATGCGGCGCTGACGAGTCCGCCCTTCCTCCTGCCCCCGAACGCGGTGCTGAGTTTCTGGCACTGGCGCAACATCGAGTCGCCCACCGATGCCTGGGACGGCGCCATCGTCATGATCTCGGTCGCCGGCGGCTCCTGGCAGCAGGTCTTCCCCGAGGGGGGGTACCCGGACACGATCGTCGACAACCCCGCCAACGCCCTTCCCGGCGGGACGCCGTGTTACTCCGGCGACGCGGAATGGTCGGAGGCGGTGTTCGATCTGAGCGCCTATGCCGGAGTCGCCCAGGTGATGTTTCGGTTTGCCTCGGACGGGGCGCTCACGTATGAGGGGTGGTATGTTGACGATGTCGCGATTGTGTCGACCGGCTGCTGCCTCGGCCTGCGTGGCAACGTCGACGGCGATGCGGAGGACGAGGTCGGGGTGTCCGACCTGACCGCGCTCGTGGCGTTTCTGTTCCGCGGCGGTCCCGCGCCGGCGTGCGACGAGGAAGCCAATATTGATGGGAGCGGGATATTGAACGTGGCCGATCTGACCACGCTGATTAACTACCTGTTCCGCGGCGGTCCGCCGCCGGCCGCCTGTCCCTGA